Proteins co-encoded in one Hyla sarda isolate aHylSar1 chromosome 4, aHylSar1.hap1, whole genome shotgun sequence genomic window:
- the LOC130369124 gene encoding mitochondrial inner membrane protease subunit 2-like, translating to MKVSPTLSPQLPMMAQFFGRKYIRAFVSGFFVAMPVTVTFLDRVAYIARVEGVSMQPSLNPGGRYESDVVLLNRWSMRNYEVQRGDIVSLV from the exons ATGAAGGTATCGCCTACCCTCTCTCCACAGCTTCCA ATGATGGCACAGTTCTTTGGAAGAAAATATATTCGCGCATTTGTCAGTGGGTTTTTTGTGGCAATGCCAGTGACTGTGACTTTCCTTGATCGTGTTGCTTACATAGCAAGGGTGGAAGGCGTTTCAATGCAG CCTTCATTGAATCCAGGTGGGAGATATGAATCAGATGTAGTGCTCTTAAACCGATGGAGCATGCGGAATTATGAAGTTCAACGAGGGGACATTGTCTCTCTAGTGTAA